One Comamonas endophytica DNA window includes the following coding sequences:
- a CDS encoding response regulator, with amino-acid sequence MKLRTYIVEDNATIRENLIATLEELAEIESVGIAETESDGTDWLTRNAEQWDLAILDLFLRQGSGLGVLAACGKRLPHQKIVVLSNYATPDVRTRCAQLGVDAVFDKSNEIDALVDYCIQVSADHKSALLNRSNGS; translated from the coding sequence GTGAAATTGCGTACGTATATTGTTGAAGACAATGCCACCATTCGAGAAAACCTGATTGCGACTTTGGAAGAGCTGGCCGAAATCGAATCAGTGGGGATCGCCGAAACGGAGTCCGATGGCACTGACTGGCTGACGCGCAATGCCGAGCAATGGGATCTCGCAATTCTGGACCTGTTCCTGCGCCAGGGCAGTGGGCTGGGGGTACTCGCCGCCTGTGGCAAGCGGCTGCCGCACCAGAAGATCGTGGTGCTGAGCAACTACGCCACGCCCGACGTGCGCACGCGCTGTGCGCAGCTCGGGGTCGACGCAGTCTTCGACAAATCCAATGAGATCGACGCGCTGGTGGACTATTGCATCCAGGTCAGCGCGGATCACAAGAGCGCGTTGCTCAATCGATCAAACGGTTCTTGA
- a CDS encoding HesA/MoeB/ThiF family protein, which produces MTDDQLLRYSRHILLDDIGIEGQERILAAHAVIIGAGGLGSPAALYLGAAGVGRITVVDDDSVDLTNLQRQIAHTSERVGHSKAESIRAAVHAINPGVQVTALRQRADAALLDALLPAASIVLDCSDNYRTRHLVNAACVRHRIPLVAAAALRFDGQLMVIDPRDAGSPCYACVFPPEASFEEEQCATMGVFAPLVGTMGSLQAGEALKLIAGCGQPATGRLVMFDSRRLDWSAMKTQKITDCSVCSNHL; this is translated from the coding sequence ATGACCGACGACCAGCTTCTGCGCTATTCACGGCATATCCTGCTCGATGACATCGGCATCGAGGGCCAGGAACGCATTCTTGCCGCCCACGCGGTGATCATCGGCGCCGGGGGCCTGGGCTCGCCCGCGGCACTGTACCTGGGCGCAGCCGGCGTGGGCCGCATCACGGTGGTCGATGACGACAGCGTGGACCTCACCAACCTGCAACGGCAGATTGCCCATACCAGCGAGCGTGTGGGGCACTCCAAGGCCGAATCGATCCGCGCCGCGGTGCATGCCATCAATCCCGGCGTGCAGGTCACGGCGTTGCGCCAGCGCGCCGACGCAGCCCTGCTGGACGCCCTGCTGCCCGCCGCCTCCATCGTGCTCGATTGCAGCGACAACTACCGCACCCGCCACCTCGTCAATGCTGCCTGCGTGCGCCACCGCATACCGCTCGTCGCCGCCGCGGCACTGCGCTTTGACGGGCAACTGATGGTCATAGACCCGCGCGACGCCGGGTCGCCCTGCTATGCCTGCGTGTTTCCGCCCGAAGCCAGCTTCGAGGAGGAACAGTGCGCCACCATGGGCGTATTTGCGCCGCTGGTCGGCACCATGGGCAGCCTGCAGGCGGGCGAAGCACTGAAATTGATCGCTGGCTGTGGCCAGCCCGCCACAGGCCGATTGGTGATGTTCGACAGTCGCAGGCTTGACTGGTCGGCCATGAAGACGCAAAAAATAACGGATTGTTCCGTGTGTAGTAACCATTTGTAG
- a CDS encoding S41 family peptidase, with product MGQKLKIAGWVSAGVLAGALTTVSLQTMARGAMSPLPLEEIQQLSAVFGLIKTDYVEAVDDKKLITDAISGMVASLDPHSQYFDKKSFKEFKEGTSGRFVGVGIEITQEDGLIKVVSPIEGSPAFRAGLKTNDLITKIDDTAVKGLSLNDAVKRMRGEPNTKVLLTILRKDESRSFPVTITREEIKTQSVKGKVIEPGYAWIRLSQFQERTVDDFVRKVEEIYAKEPALKGLVLDLRNDPGGLLDAAVAISAAFLPEGVTVVSTNGQLEESKATYKAVPQDYLRRGQGDPLQRLPAALKKVPLVVLVNEGSASASEIVAGALQDHKRAKVLGSQTFGKGSVQTVRPLGPDTGIKLTTARYYTPTGKSIQAKGIVPDVMVDETAEGDLFAALRMREADLDKHLGSGQDDEKAAEAAREKAREEARKRLELEAKKPAADRKMPEYGSAEDFRLQQALRQLKGETVQVSKTLTERPPEKKED from the coding sequence ATGGGCCAAAAACTGAAAATTGCTGGATGGGTCTCCGCTGGCGTCCTTGCCGGTGCCTTGACAACGGTGTCCCTGCAGACCATGGCCCGTGGCGCCATGTCCCCCCTGCCGTTGGAAGAAATACAGCAGCTGTCGGCGGTGTTCGGTCTGATCAAGACCGACTACGTCGAGGCGGTGGACGACAAGAAGCTCATCACCGACGCCATTTCCGGCATGGTGGCCAGCCTCGACCCGCATTCCCAGTATTTCGACAAGAAATCCTTCAAGGAATTCAAGGAAGGCACTTCCGGCCGCTTCGTCGGCGTTGGTATCGAGATCACGCAGGAAGACGGCCTGATCAAGGTGGTTTCGCCCATCGAAGGCTCGCCCGCGTTCCGCGCCGGCCTCAAGACCAACGACCTGATCACCAAGATCGACGACACGGCCGTCAAGGGCCTGTCGCTCAACGATGCAGTCAAGCGCATGCGCGGCGAGCCCAACACCAAGGTGCTGCTGACCATCCTGCGCAAGGACGAGAGTCGCAGCTTCCCGGTCACGATCACGCGCGAGGAGATCAAGACCCAGTCCGTCAAGGGCAAGGTCATCGAGCCCGGTTACGCCTGGATCCGCCTGAGCCAGTTCCAGGAACGCACGGTGGACGATTTCGTGCGCAAGGTCGAGGAGATCTACGCCAAGGAGCCGGCACTCAAGGGCCTGGTGCTGGACCTGCGCAACGATCCGGGCGGCCTGCTCGATGCCGCCGTGGCGATTTCGGCCGCCTTCCTGCCTGAAGGCGTGACCGTGGTCTCGACCAACGGCCAGCTCGAGGAAAGCAAGGCCACCTACAAAGCGGTGCCGCAGGATTACCTGCGTCGCGGCCAGGGTGATCCGCTGCAGCGCCTGCCGGCCGCCCTCAAGAAGGTGCCGCTGGTGGTGCTGGTCAACGAGGGCTCGGCCTCGGCCAGCGAGATCGTGGCCGGTGCGCTGCAGGACCACAAGCGCGCCAAGGTGCTGGGCAGCCAGACCTTCGGCAAGGGCTCGGTGCAGACCGTGCGCCCCCTGGGCCCCGACACCGGCATCAAGCTGACCACGGCGCGCTACTACACGCCCACCGGCAAGTCCATCCAGGCCAAGGGCATCGTGCCCGATGTCATGGTGGACGAAACCGCCGAAGGCGACCTGTTTGCCGCGCTGCGCATGCGCGAAGCCGACCTCGACAAGCATCTGGGCAGCGGCCAGGACGACGAGAAGGCCGCCGAGGCAGCGCGCGAGAAGGCCCGCGAGGAAGCGCGCAAGCGCCTGGAGCTCGAAGCCAAGAAGCCTGCCGCGGACCGCAAGATGCCCGAATACGGCTCGGCGGAGGACTTCCGCCTGCAGCAGGCCCTGCGCCAGCTTAAGGGCGAGACGGTGCAGGTCAGCAAGACGCTGACCGAGCGCCCCCCGGAAAAGAAGGAAGATTGA
- the gpmA gene encoding 2,3-diphosphoglycerate-dependent phosphoglycerate mutase, with product MFKLVLIRHGESTWNLENRFTGWTDVDLTPTGVEQAKNAGRLLKAEGYDFDVAYTSVLKRATRTLWHTLDEMDRTWLPVVHSWRLNERHYGGLQGLNKADMAKQYGDAQVLQWRRSYDIPPPALEASDARSERGDLRYAKLQPEQIPLTECLKDTVARVIPFWNESMAPAILAGKRVVVAAHGNSIRALIKYLDNISDDEIVGVNVPNGIPLVYELDAELKPVRKYYLGDAEAAAKAAAAVAAQGKA from the coding sequence ATGTTCAAGCTTGTTCTGATACGCCACGGTGAATCCACCTGGAACCTTGAAAACCGCTTCACCGGCTGGACCGATGTGGATCTGACCCCCACCGGCGTGGAACAGGCGAAGAACGCCGGGCGCCTGCTCAAGGCCGAAGGCTATGACTTCGACGTCGCCTACACCAGCGTGCTCAAGCGCGCCACGCGCACCCTCTGGCACACGCTCGACGAGATGGACCGTACCTGGCTGCCCGTGGTGCACAGCTGGCGCCTGAACGAACGCCATTATGGCGGCCTGCAGGGCCTCAACAAGGCCGACATGGCCAAGCAGTATGGCGACGCGCAGGTGCTGCAATGGCGCCGCAGCTACGACATCCCCCCGCCGGCGCTCGAAGCCAGCGACGCGCGCAGCGAGCGCGGCGACCTGCGCTACGCCAAGCTGCAGCCCGAGCAGATCCCGCTGACCGAGTGCCTCAAGGACACGGTCGCCCGGGTGATTCCATTCTGGAACGAATCGATGGCCCCTGCGATCCTTGCCGGCAAGCGCGTCGTGGTCGCGGCGCATGGCAACTCGATCCGCGCGCTGATCAAGTATCTGGACAACATCTCGGATGACGAGATCGTCGGCGTGAACGTGCCCAATGGCATCCCGCTGGTCTATGAGCTCGACGCGGAGCTCAAGCCGGTGCGCAAGTACTATCTGGGCGACGCCGAAGCCGCCGCCAAGGCCGCGGCCGCCGTCGCGGCGCAGGGCAAAGCCTGA
- a CDS encoding rhodanese-like domain-containing protein has protein sequence MNFIIDNWYLILLALVSAAMLLMPLAKGGAGGLTATNAVQLINREKAVVIDVREAGEFAAGHVNNARNIPLAELQERLPGVVKNKALPVILVCATGPRAMRAEGIARKLGYPRAQALAGGMKAWREANLPVAKA, from the coding sequence GTGAATTTCATCATCGACAACTGGTATTTAATTTTGCTGGCGCTGGTTTCCGCCGCCATGCTGCTCATGCCCCTGGCCAAGGGCGGCGCCGGCGGCTTGACGGCCACCAACGCGGTGCAGCTGATCAACCGCGAGAAGGCAGTCGTGATCGATGTGCGCGAGGCCGGGGAATTCGCCGCGGGCCACGTGAACAACGCGCGCAACATCCCGCTGGCCGAGCTGCAGGAGCGGCTGCCGGGCGTCGTCAAGAACAAGGCGCTGCCGGTGATCCTGGTCTGCGCCACGGGCCCGCGCGCGATGCGCGCCGAGGGCATCGCCAGGAAGCTCGGTTATCCTCGTGCCCAGGCCTTGGCCGGCGGCATGAAGGCCTGGCGCGAAGCCAATCTGCCGGTTGCAAAAGCTTGA
- the grxC gene encoding glutaredoxin 3, with protein sequence MQAVKMYTTAVCPYCIRAKQILKSKGVEQIEEVRIDLDPGARQHMMQVTGRRTVPQIFIGETHVGGCDDLMALDAQGGLQPLLAS encoded by the coding sequence ATGCAAGCTGTAAAGATGTATACCACCGCCGTCTGCCCTTATTGCATCCGTGCGAAGCAGATCCTCAAATCCAAGGGCGTGGAGCAGATCGAGGAAGTCCGCATTGACCTGGACCCCGGCGCGCGCCAGCATATGATGCAGGTCACTGGCCGCCGCACGGTGCCGCAGATCTTCATTGGCGAAACCCATGTCGGCGGCTGCGACGACCTGATGGCGCTGGACGCCCAGGGCGGCCTGCAGCCCCTGCTGGCGTCCTGA
- the secB gene encoding protein-export chaperone SecB, which translates to MADQENPVFQIQRVYLKDLSLEQPNSPAILLEQEQPSVDIQLGVEATPVVEGVYEVAVTATVQTKIQDKTVFLVEAKQAGIFEIRNIPEDQMGAVIGIACPQIIYPYLRGNVADVVTRAGFPPVHLAEINFQAMYEQQQAQAAAQGGDANPALQ; encoded by the coding sequence ATGGCCGACCAAGAAAATCCCGTTTTCCAGATTCAGCGCGTTTACCTCAAGGATCTGTCGCTCGAGCAGCCCAATTCGCCAGCCATCCTGCTGGAGCAGGAGCAGCCCAGCGTGGACATCCAGCTCGGCGTTGAAGCCACTCCCGTGGTCGAAGGCGTGTACGAAGTGGCCGTCACGGCCACCGTGCAGACCAAGATCCAGGACAAGACGGTGTTTCTGGTCGAAGCCAAGCAGGCAGGCATCTTCGAGATCCGCAACATTCCCGAAGACCAGATGGGCGCCGTGATCGGCATCGCCTGCCCGCAGATCATCTATCCCTACCTGCGCGGCAACGTGGCCGACGTGGTGACCCGCGCCGGCTTCCCGCCCGTGCACCTCGCGGAAATCAACTTCCAGGCCATGTACGAGCAGCAGCAGGCCCAGGCCGCGGCCCAGGGCGGCGACGCGAACCCCGCTTTGCAATGA
- a CDS encoding NAD(P)H-dependent glycerol-3-phosphate dehydrogenase produces MNILVIGAGAWGTALAMSAAAHPAGHAVQLWARDAQQAQALRTARENTRYLAGISFPPRLAVIDGDLTCHTAAADLIIIATPMAALREWLQRLADCPVPVAWLSKGFEAASAQSEGGLMAHEICAAVAPRLRAGVFSGPSFALEVARQQPTALVAASTHPQVCEALVAAFHSGHVRVYASTDIVGVEVGGAVKNVLAIATGLCDGLQLGLNARAALITRGLAEMTRLGLALGATEKTFMGLSGLGDLVLTATGDLSRNRKVGLLLAEGKTLDQAVQSLGHVAEGVYSARTVWQRAQQLGVEMPITETVLALLDGRLHAGEAVRSLMERGPREE; encoded by the coding sequence ATGAATATTCTCGTCATCGGCGCCGGTGCCTGGGGCACGGCGCTGGCCATGAGCGCGGCCGCGCATCCCGCGGGCCATGCGGTGCAGCTCTGGGCGCGCGATGCGCAGCAGGCCCAGGCGCTGCGCACGGCGCGTGAAAACACGCGCTACCTGGCCGGAATCTCCTTCCCGCCCCGGCTGGCGGTCATCGATGGCGACCTCACGTGCCATACGGCCGCAGCCGATCTGATCATCATTGCCACGCCGATGGCGGCGCTGCGCGAATGGCTGCAGCGCCTGGCCGATTGCCCGGTGCCCGTGGCCTGGCTCAGCAAGGGCTTCGAGGCCGCGTCCGCGCAATCGGAGGGCGGCTTGATGGCGCACGAGATCTGCGCGGCCGTGGCGCCGCGGCTGCGCGCCGGCGTGTTCAGCGGGCCGAGCTTCGCGCTCGAGGTGGCGCGCCAGCAGCCGACGGCGCTGGTCGCGGCCAGCACCCATCCGCAGGTCTGCGAGGCGCTGGTGGCCGCCTTCCACAGCGGCCATGTGCGCGTCTATGCCAGCACCGACATCGTCGGTGTGGAAGTCGGCGGCGCGGTGAAGAATGTGCTGGCCATTGCCACGGGCCTGTGCGACGGGCTGCAGCTCGGTCTCAACGCGCGCGCGGCGCTGATCACGCGCGGGCTGGCCGAGATGACGCGGCTGGGCCTGGCGCTGGGCGCGACCGAGAAGACCTTCATGGGATTGTCCGGCCTGGGCGACCTGGTGCTCACGGCCACCGGCGACCTGTCACGCAACCGCAAGGTGGGGCTGCTGCTGGCCGAGGGCAAGACCCTGGACCAGGCGGTGCAGTCGCTCGGACATGTGGCCGAAGGCGTCTACAGCGCGCGCACCGTGTGGCAGCGCGCGCAGCAGTTGGGCGTGGAGATGCCGATCACGGAGACCGTGCTGGCGCTGCTGGACGGGCGGCTGCATGCGGGCGAGGCGGTGCGGTCGCTGATGGAGCGGGGGCCGCGGGAGGAGTAG
- the lysA gene encoding diaminopimelate decarboxylase, whose amino-acid sequence MTCPFTSAQLWALADQYGTPLWIYDAATIRARIAQLSRFDTIRFAQKACSNIHILKLMREQGVKVDAVSRGEIERALAAGFSTGGTHSEIVFTADVMDEATLATVVEHRVPVNAGSIDMLHQLAAASPGHAVWLRINPGFGHGHSNKTNTGGEHSKHGIWHTDLLPALDAIRSGGLHLAGLHMHIGSGVDYGHLSEVCGAMVQLVRTTKDAGHDLQAISAGGGLSIPYREGDPVIDTAHYHGLWDAARKQAEAIVGHALGLEIEPGRFLVAESGVLLGTVRATKNAGSNHFVLVDTGFNELMRPSMYGSFHAMHIERRDGASLPARDSVVAGPLCESGDVFTQGDGGVVLPRSLAGASVGDLLVIHDTGAYGASMSSNYNTRPLAAEVLVDGERVQLIRRRQTVEELLALEMGL is encoded by the coding sequence ATGACCTGCCCCTTCACTTCCGCCCAGCTGTGGGCCCTGGCCGACCAATACGGCACCCCGCTGTGGATCTATGACGCCGCCACCATCCGCGCGCGCATTGCCCAGCTGTCGCGCTTCGACACCATCCGCTTCGCGCAGAAGGCCTGCTCCAACATCCACATCCTGAAGCTGATGCGCGAACAGGGCGTGAAGGTCGACGCGGTCTCGCGCGGCGAGATCGAGCGCGCGCTGGCCGCGGGCTTCAGCACTGGCGGCACGCATTCCGAGATCGTCTTCACCGCCGACGTGATGGACGAAGCCACGCTGGCCACCGTGGTCGAGCACCGCGTGCCGGTGAACGCCGGCTCCATCGACATGCTGCACCAGCTGGCCGCGGCCTCGCCGGGCCATGCCGTGTGGCTGCGCATCAACCCCGGCTTCGGCCACGGCCACAGCAACAAGACCAATACCGGCGGCGAGCACAGCAAGCATGGCATCTGGCACACCGACCTGCTGCCCGCGCTGGATGCGATCCGCAGCGGCGGCCTGCATCTGGCCGGCCTGCACATGCACATCGGCTCGGGCGTGGACTACGGCCACCTGTCCGAAGTCTGCGGCGCCATGGTGCAACTGGTGCGCACGACCAAGGATGCGGGCCACGACCTGCAGGCGATCTCGGCCGGCGGCGGCCTGTCGATTCCCTACCGCGAAGGCGATCCGGTCATCGATACCGCCCACTACCATGGCCTGTGGGACGCGGCGCGCAAGCAGGCCGAGGCCATCGTCGGCCACGCGCTGGGCCTGGAAATCGAGCCGGGCCGCTTCCTGGTGGCGGAATCGGGCGTGCTGCTGGGCACGGTGCGCGCCACCAAGAACGCCGGCAGCAACCACTTCGTGCTGGTCGACACCGGCTTCAACGAACTGATGCGCCCCTCGATGTACGGCAGCTTCCACGCCATGCACATCGAGCGCCGCGACGGCGCCAGCCTGCCCGCGCGCGACAGCGTGGTTGCCGGCCCGCTGTGCGAATCGGGCGACGTGTTCACCCAGGGCGACGGCGGCGTGGTGCTGCCGCGTTCTCTGGCCGGCGCCAGCGTCGGCGACCTGCTGGTGATCCACGACACGGGAGCCTATGGCGCCTCGATGTCGAGCAATTACAACACCCGCCCACTGGCGGCCGAGGTGCTGGTCGATGGGGAACGCGTGCAGTTGATCCGACGTCGGCAGACGGTGGAGGAGTTGCTGGCGCTGGAGATGGGGTTGTAA
- a CDS encoding LysR family transcriptional regulator produces the protein MSSRISHRHIEVFRAVMTTGSATGAATLLASSQPTVSRELARLEQLLGYPLFVRSQGRLRPNARALALWDEVQRSWQGLERVVDRALALGRAEEAQIGVLCLPALSHALLPGAAARLLARYPQARLAVTPQESPLLEEWMAAQRFDLGLSEHDAAPAGTQALPLLALDEVCVLPADHPLAARTLLRAEDFAGQPFVSLSADDPYRRQIDAVFARAGVARQLRVQTHNAVAVCAMVEQGLGLAIVNPLTALACASAKLAWRPLAFSIPFRVQALLPLHRPALPEVQPLLQALQEEAAALAQRLAPRT, from the coding sequence ATGAGCTCGCGCATCTCCCACCGCCATATCGAAGTCTTTCGCGCCGTGATGACCACGGGCAGCGCGACCGGCGCCGCCACGCTGCTGGCCAGCTCCCAGCCCACGGTGAGCCGCGAGCTGGCACGCCTGGAGCAGCTGCTGGGCTACCCGCTGTTCGTGCGCAGCCAGGGCCGGCTGCGACCCAATGCGCGCGCGCTGGCGCTGTGGGACGAGGTACAGCGCTCGTGGCAGGGACTGGAGCGCGTGGTCGACAGGGCGCTGGCGCTGGGCCGCGCCGAGGAGGCGCAGATCGGCGTGCTGTGCCTGCCGGCGCTGAGCCATGCGCTGCTGCCGGGCGCAGCGGCGCGCCTGCTGGCGCGCTATCCGCAGGCGCGGCTTGCCGTGACGCCGCAGGAGTCGCCGCTGCTCGAGGAGTGGATGGCGGCGCAGCGTTTCGACCTGGGGCTGAGCGAGCATGATGCCGCGCCCGCGGGCACGCAGGCGCTGCCCCTGCTGGCGCTGGACGAAGTCTGCGTGCTGCCCGCGGACCATCCACTGGCCGCGCGCACGCTGCTGCGCGCCGAGGACTTTGCCGGGCAGCCCTTCGTGAGCCTGTCGGCCGACGATCCTTACCGGCGCCAGATCGACGCGGTGTTCGCCCGGGCCGGCGTGGCGCGCCAGCTGCGCGTGCAGACGCACAACGCGGTGGCGGTCTGCGCGATGGTCGAGCAGGGGCTGGGGCTGGCCATCGTCAATCCGCTGACGGCGCTGGCCTGCGCCAGCGCGAAACTGGCATGGCGGCCGCTGGCGTTTTCCATTCCCTTTCGCGTGCAGGCCTTGCTGCCGCTGCACCGGCCCGCGCTGCCCGAGGTGCAGCCGCTGCTGCAGGCGTTGCAGGAGGAAGCGGCGGCGCTGGCGCAGCGGCTCGCGCCGCGCACATGA
- the nadC gene encoding carboxylating nicotinate-nucleotide diphosphorylase produces MNNSIEAIHALARRDVALALQEDVGEGDLTAALIDPARRARARVIAREEGVLCGAPWAEATLRALDPGVRITWHVGEGGGLQPDALVFEAEGRARALLTAERTALNFLQLLSGVAGKTAQYVAMVEGTRARICDTRKTLPGLRLAQKYAVRTGGGSNHRVGLHDAVLIKENHIAAAGGIQAVLRAAQQVASRAAFIQIEVENLGQLREALDAGARMVLLDNMPLDMVRRAVGMNAGRAVLEISGGVALEGLRALAETGVDRISIGGLTKDVRAMDFSMRMEEL; encoded by the coding sequence ATGAACAATTCCATCGAGGCCATCCATGCGCTGGCCCGCCGCGATGTGGCGCTGGCGCTGCAGGAGGATGTGGGCGAGGGCGACCTGACGGCGGCGCTGATCGATCCCGCGCGGCGTGCCCGGGCGCGCGTGATCGCGCGCGAGGAAGGCGTGCTCTGCGGCGCGCCCTGGGCCGAGGCCACGCTGCGGGCGCTCGATCCCGGGGTGCGGATCACCTGGCATGTGGGCGAGGGGGGAGGGCTTCAGCCCGATGCGCTGGTGTTCGAGGCCGAAGGCCGGGCACGCGCGTTGCTGACGGCCGAGCGCACCGCGCTGAACTTCCTGCAGCTGCTGTCGGGCGTGGCCGGAAAGACGGCGCAATACGTGGCCATGGTGGAAGGCACGCGCGCGCGCATCTGCGATACGCGAAAGACCCTGCCTGGACTGCGGCTGGCGCAGAAATACGCGGTGCGCACGGGCGGCGGCAGCAACCACCGCGTCGGTTTGCACGACGCGGTGCTGATCAAGGAAAATCACATCGCCGCGGCGGGCGGCATCCAAGCCGTGCTGCGCGCCGCGCAGCAGGTGGCCAGCCGGGCGGCGTTCATCCAGATCGAGGTCGAGAACCTGGGTCAGCTGCGCGAGGCGCTCGATGCCGGCGCGCGCATGGTGCTGCTCGACAACATGCCGCTGGACATGGTGCGCCGCGCCGTCGGGATGAATGCCGGGCGCGCAGTGCTGGAGATCTCGGGCGGCGTGGCGCTCGAAGGCCTGCGCGCGCTGGCCGAAACCGGCGTGGACCGGATCTCCATCGGCGGCCTGACCAAGGATGTGCGCGCCATGGACTTTTCCATGCGCATGGAGGAGCTGTGA
- the nadA gene encoding quinolinate synthase NadA translates to MPLMDVEYQLPLDAKGACATRHAWARVPPEPAPAERAALKERIRGLLKQKNAVMVSHFYVHPDLQDLAEETGGLVSDSLEMARFGRDHAARTLVVSGVRFMGETARILSPGKTVLMPALEATCSLDLGCPADAFSAFCDQHPERTVVVYANTSAAVKARADWVVTSGCALDIVRALHADGQKILWAPDRHLGAYIQRETGADLLAWQGACIVHDEFKAFELEALMREHPHARVLVHPESPAEVVALAHAVGSTSAILQAARDMQASEFIVATDMGLLHRLRTLLPHKRFIEAPTAGNSATCKSCAHCPWMAMNGLAGLAEVLESGRNAVEVEPGLIPRARQPIERMLAFTAALRSGASTAGLVPQLGAA, encoded by the coding sequence ATGCCGCTCATGGACGTGGAGTACCAGCTGCCGCTGGATGCGAAGGGCGCCTGCGCCACGCGCCATGCCTGGGCGCGCGTGCCGCCCGAGCCCGCGCCCGCCGAGCGCGCGGCGCTCAAGGAGCGCATCCGCGGCCTGCTGAAACAGAAGAACGCGGTCATGGTCTCGCACTTCTACGTGCATCCCGACCTGCAGGACCTGGCCGAGGAAACCGGCGGTCTGGTCAGCGATTCGCTGGAGATGGCGCGCTTCGGCCGCGACCATGCGGCGCGGACGCTGGTGGTGTCGGGCGTGCGCTTCATGGGCGAGACCGCCAGGATCCTGTCGCCAGGCAAGACCGTGCTGATGCCTGCGCTCGAGGCCACCTGCTCGCTGGACCTGGGCTGTCCTGCCGATGCCTTCAGCGCCTTCTGCGACCAGCATCCGGAGCGCACGGTGGTGGTCTACGCCAACACCAGCGCCGCCGTGAAGGCGCGCGCCGACTGGGTCGTGACTTCGGGCTGCGCGCTCGACATCGTGCGCGCGCTGCATGCCGACGGCCAGAAGATCCTCTGGGCACCCGACCGCCACCTGGGTGCCTACATCCAGCGCGAGACCGGCGCCGATCTGCTGGCCTGGCAGGGCGCATGCATCGTGCACGATGAATTCAAGGCCTTCGAGCTGGAGGCGCTGATGCGCGAGCATCCGCATGCCAGGGTGCTGGTGCACCCCGAAAGCCCCGCCGAAGTCGTGGCCCTGGCACATGCGGTGGGCTCGACCTCGGCTATCCTCCAGGCGGCGCGCGACATGCAGGCCAGCGAGTTCATCGTCGCCACCGACATGGGCCTGCTGCACCGGCTGCGCACGCTGCTGCCGCACAAGCGCTTCATCGAGGCGCCGACGGCGGGCAACAGTGCGACCTGCAAGAGCTGCGCCCATTGTCCGTGGATGGCGATGAACGGGCTGGCGGGGCTGGCCGAGGTGCTGGAATCCGGCCGCAATGCCGTCGAAGTCGAGCCGGGCCTGATCCCGCGCGCCCGGCAGCCCATCGAGCGCATGCTGGCCTTCACCGCGGCGCTCAGGAGCGGCGCCTCCACGGCCGGCCTGGTGCCGCAGCTGGGCGCTGCCTGA